From one Candidatus Woesearchaeota archaeon genomic stretch:
- a CDS encoding glycosyltransferase family 2 protein has product MRNRGVVIVIPAYNEEAKIGNVISDLIRNGHEDIIVVDDGSQDNTYKIAKSRKVDVYKHVINRGLGGALGTGIKAAIMKNAGIIVTFDADGQHAASDIKRLIKPILDGKADVVIGSRLIKPDGMPFIRKVGNWGMNFITYIMFGVWTTDSQSGLRAFSRKAAEKISIKGNRMEVSSEMISEIGRRNLRFKEVPIKAIYTDYSLKKGQSNLNAFKILLKLVVRKLMR; this is encoded by the coding sequence ATGCGTAACAGGGGCGTGGTTATTGTAATTCCGGCGTATAATGAAGAAGCCAAGATAGGCAATGTCATCTCTGATCTCATCAGGAATGGCCATGAAGACATAATTGTTGTGGACGATGGCAGCCAGGATAATACATATAAAATTGCCAAAAGCCGCAAAGTTGACGTGTATAAGCATGTTATTAACCGAGGCCTTGGCGGCGCTCTTGGGACGGGCATTAAAGCTGCGATTATGAAGAATGCAGGCATTATTGTAACATTTGATGCAGACGGCCAGCATGCTGCTTCAGATATTAAACGCTTGATAAAACCAATATTGGATGGAAAAGCAGATGTTGTAATTGGCTCCAGGCTGATAAAGCCAGATGGAATGCCTTTTATAAGAAAAGTTGGCAATTGGGGAATGAATTTTATAACTTACATAATGTTTGGCGTATGGACTACTGACTCTCAATCCGGGTTAAGGGCATTTTCAAGAAAAGCAGCTGAGAAGATAAGCATAAAAGGCAACAGGATGGAGGTTAGCTCTGAAATGATCAGCGAAATTGGAAGGCGCAATCTAAGGTTCAAAGAAGTGCCGATAAAGGCGATTTACACAGATTATTCATTAAAAAAAGGGCAAAGCAATTTAAACGCGTTCAAGATTTTATTAAAATTGGTTGTGAGAAAGCTAATGAGGTGA